The DNA window GGGCGACCGCTTCGATCGAAACATCGCGTCTGCTCAGGCCGGTTCCCCCGATTATTATGATGACATCGGTCGAACCCGAGACCGTACACGACTTCGCCTCTCTCAATATGGCTTCGATCCTGTTAGGCAGATAGATCCGTTTTGAAACCTTGAAGCCGTGGCTGAGGATCAGCGAAATGGCAACATCCCCGCTTATATCCTGGTACGGCTGGCCCTCTTCCTTCGCAGACACAATTGTATCGCTGGTGACAATCACCGCGAAACGCAGGCTTTTGGGGAGGTCCTCATGGTGATCAGCTGAGTGCATTGCTCTATTCCCCCTTATACTTGTTGAGGACGCGGATCTCACTGATAAATGTCTCTGGGTATTGCCCTTTTTCGTCCTTCTCGTACTTCTTCGTCATGTCCCAGATCGTGAGCAGGGCAGCAGAAACTCCGCACAGGGCCTCCATCTCTACCCCGGTCTTGGCAACTGCCCTTACCCGAACGGTGCATTCGACGCATTCTGAACCGACGGCGAAATCGACAGAGACGTGATCGACAGGTATCGGGTGGCAGAGCGGTATGATCTCGGAGGTCCTCTTGACTGCCTGGATCGCAGCCACCCTCGCAACGGCCAGGACGTCCCCCTTCTCAACCGAGTTGGTTTTGATAAGGCCGATGGTCTTTGCCTTGAGCTTTATCGAACCGCCCGCAACAGCAACCCTCAGGATCGGAGGCTTATCCCCCACATCGACCATCTTGACGCTCATGGTTTCTGACCCCGCTTTGAGAACGAGTCGAAGAGGGTCTTGATCGCCCAGCCGCGGGGGTCTTCCTTCTTGAACTTGAATATCCTGACCCTGCCGAACCTCTTCTCCTCTATCACCCCTATCTTGCAGAGCTCCTCGAGGTGTGCGGAGGTCGTAGTGTGGTTCAGCTTTGTCCTTCTGGTGATCTCGGATATGTTCATCTCCCCGCTCTCCGCGAGCGCCTTCAAGACCTTCACCCTACCCTTTGAAGAGAATATTTCTTCAACAGCCATCACTTCAACACCGCCGAGAGGTTCTTCTCTACAGCCTCAACGGAAAGATTCAACATCCCTATTAGCGTTGTTTTCCCCCTGAAGCCTGCGCCGGATATCTTCGTGTACAGTATCCCAAGGTTCTTCAGGTTCTGGAGGTACTCCCAGAACTGCGTATGCTTCCTTGCCTCGAGTTTCATGTCCTCGCAGAGCACGCGGTAAGCGGACTCGACCTCCCCCATCGTGACGTAGGCAGATTTGGTCCTCTTCAGTGCCTTCGCAACGGAGAGGAGGAAGAGCCTCTCGTGGAGGGGCAGCTCCAAGACTATCTGCATTGGGAACTGCGAGACGTCGAGCTGGGCTTTTCTCACGTGCTCTGGCAGCACCTTGTGAGTGACCTCGGAATCGGCGTACTTGCCCGCCCGCCAGAGGAGCTCGAGTGCATACCGCGCATCCCCCCGGGGTGAGGCCATGTCAGAGATCATGAGAAGCAACTCGTCGTCGATTACCCCTTCCTTGAAGGCCTCCAGAGCCCTGAGCCGGATTATGTCGTACAGTTGGGCGGCAGAATAGTTCTCAAACCTTACGACATTGTGCAGGAGCGTGCTCTGGACGCTCTTATCCAGACCGGAAATGAAGTCCAGTTTTCTGGTGATGAGGATGAGGCTCATCCGCTGCTTCCGGTTTAGGTACTCGTCAGTCGCCCTCGAGAGGAAGTAGAGCGGGGCCTCTTTCTCTCCTGCGACGGAGATCAGAAAGTCGATCTCGTCGAGTGCAAGCAGCAGGTAGATGCCCTCGTCCTCGAGCGTCTTCCAGAGGGTCTCGAACAGCTCCTGCGCGGAGAAACCCCTGTCCGGAATCGCCGGTATGATGTGCTGCGCCACTTTTTTCACGACGAGGAAGAGCGTCCTGTCCTTGTAGCAGTTGACGTGTACGTACCTGAGGTCGATGCCCCTCTCCTTTGCTATGGACTCGAGGGTCGAGCCGAACCGCTTCGCCACTGCAGTCTTTCCTACGCCAACGTCTCCAACGAGGGTGACCTTCTGCGAAACAGCCCCAGGAGTTTCAAGTATTGCCCTGAAAACCCTGCTCAAGGACCTTAGCTGTGGTTCCCGGTGGACTAGGTTCATAGGGACGTGGTCAGGGAAGAGCTTGGACTCGTCCTTGAAGACGCTGGGGCGCCCGATCTCGCCGGAGATTATCTCGTATGCCAATTGGGACTACCTGATCAGAGTTAGTTTCAGTGTAATTTATGGTTTTTGTCCTTTAGAAAAGAAACTTTTGGGAGATATAACCGAAAGTATTAACCTTTAGCCCGGGCGCGCCAGAGCTCGTCGCTCCCCGGAGGGGGTAAGCTGAAGAGACGCCCGTCCAGATCCCTGAACTGCCTGCCCTCGCCCATCCCCCTAATAATCCCGATTCGCGAATGCGGGATCCCTCCATCCGAGAGTGCCTTCTCAACCAAAGCCTCGCCTCCAGCCCTTACGGTAAACAGGACCGACCCTGAACCCATCAGCCTGAACGGATCCAAGTCGAGTTCCGCGCAAAGTGCGCGTGTCTCATCAAGCACCCTGACGGAGGAGAGGTCGATGAGGATTCCTGAGGAGGAGGCTTCAGCGATCTCCCAAGCGCAACCGAGTATTCCGCCTTCGGTGACGTCGTGAATCGAGGTCACCGCCTCCTGGTCGGCGAGCAGCATACACTCGCTAACGACGTTCACTTTCGGCAGCAGTGACTTGCACCTCTTCACAAAATCGTCTCCAAAGGTCTCTGCGATCCTTGGGTCTGAAGACAATATCACCGTGCCCTCAATCCCAGCGGACTTTGTCATGTACACTGCATCCCCAGGCGAAGAGCCCCCTGTGGTTATGAACCTGCTGTTCTTTGTGACGCCGATCATTGAGCCGACCACTATTGGGCGGGTCGTGCCGTCTGTGACCTCGGTGTGGCCCCCTACAACTGCGATGCCGAGCTCCTTTGCCGCTGAGTCGATCTGCTTGCATATCTTCTCGAGATCGAACTCGTTACTCCCTGGTGGAAGGAGGATGCAGCCCAAGAACCACCTCGGGACTGCCCCCCTCGAGGCGATGTCGTTCGCATTGACGTAGACTGCAAGCACGCCCACTTCCTCGACTGATCCTGTTATCGGGTCCGACTTGAATGCCAATTTTCCGCCGCCATGCCTTATTACTGCAGCGTCTTCGCCGATGCCCGGTCCCGCCAGCACATCGGGATCGCTCACCCCGAGCTGACTTAGGACGATTCTCTTCAGAACCGAGTTCGGGATCTTCCCGATGTACATCTTGCTCATGCGTTCTGCACCTGCTGGACCCCCATTTTGAAGACAGACCTGTTGGGCGGTCTGACGGATACAGCTGTTACCTCCCCTATTATCTCTATCCGGACGATCTGATCAGGATTCTTGAGATCCACGAAACAACCTAGCCCCTTCAGCCTACGACCGACGATGCTTTCCACTTCCCTCGGGGATGGGAGGGAGGATCCCCTCCTCCTGCACCTCACCGCGATTTTCGAGCCGCCCTCTGCCCGAGATGCAACGGCCTTCTCTATTTCGGAGAGGTCCGACCTCACAAGCTGATCGACGGGGACGATACTCCTAACTAGGCGGCAGAGAGAGCCCCCTATCGACTCGGCTACGCGGTCCGGGTCGAGCGAGGCCTCAAGTAATAGGACTCCGCCGAACCCGCAGCTACTGACCGATGCGCCAGGGTCCAGAGGCAGTATGCAGTCAAGGACTTCCGCTGCGGCGCCTTCCTCCTTGCCGTACTCCACCGTGATCAGAAAGGTTGCCATGGTATCGCACCCGAGAAAGACTGTGTGGCTCACATCCAGCCGATCTTCTTGAAGTATGCCAGCATCAATGCAGCAGGCAGGAATGAGATCAGAAGAACGAATATGAAGGTCGTCCAAGGTCCGAGGAAAGTAGGCAGACCTTCCGTCATTTCCACGGCAGAACCAGGCATCGGTATGTTCATGCCGTAGAAGGTGCCCACTATTGTAGCCGGGATGGTGATCGTGAATATCACGGTAAGGATGACGAGGGCGCGGTTCATGTGCCTCTGGTAGATCGTGAAATCAGTGTCTTTGAAGATCTCGACGAGCTCCTTGCAAGTTTCGGAGAGCTCCCATATCCGCTCTACCCTGTCCTTCACGTCATCAAAGTAAACTTTGAGGTCGTCCCTTGTGACCTCGCTGACTGCTATCGAGATGTCTGCGACAACCTTCCTGAACGGGGAGATTATCCTCCTCAGGTCAGAGACGCTCCTCCTCAGATTCGCGACCTCAAACAGTGCGTCGTGCTGCTCGCTGAAAATCTTGTCCTCGAGATCCTCGATCCGGTCCATCAGATTCTCCATGACGGGGAAGAGGGAATCCACTATCTTGCTTACAATCGTGTAGAAAAGGGAGCCGACCCCGTCCCAAGTTACCTTCTGGTTCTGCTTTACCAGGGTATCGCAGGAGTTGAAGACCTCTTTTATCGCCGCGATGCTCCCGTCATGGATCGTGACAAGGTAGTCCTTGCCCAGGAAAAACGAGATCTGCGATGGGGAACAGCTCAGATCCCCGCACTTCACTGGGAACCGGACGACGAGGAAGATGTGGTCTTCGTGGCGCTCCAGCTTTGTCAATTGCGTCCTAGACAAGCAGTCATCAAGGTTGAGCGGGTGGAAAGGGAAGAGTTTGCCAAGCTCGGTGACCTCCTCTCGCTTCGGCTTTTCAAGGTCAATCCAGACTACCCCACCGCACTGGAGCCTCCGCACAGGAAAACCCCCCATCGGATCAAGTCAGGTGATATCAGCTATTTAAAATGATAAGGTTTTGAAGGAGGATCGCCACGCACGGGACGGGGCAGGTATTTTTATGCTCTTAAAGCAGTATTATCACTAGGATGGATAGATGTCAGAGGTATATTTCTGTGACTTCTCTGAGAGCGGCAACGTTCTTGAAAGCATAGACAGGCTGCTTGATAGTTGCACAAAGGCTCATGGACACGGAGAGGGTCTTGACTTTGAAGGCAAAAGGGTTTCGGTCAAGGTCCACTTCGGGGAGCTGGGGAACTACACCCACATGAGGCCTGCTTTTGTTAGGCGTGTTGTCGATTATGTGAAAGGCAAGGGAGGCCTACCATTTGCAACAGAGACTACGGCGCTCTACCCTGAAGGGGCCAGGGTTACGGTTGAGGAGAGTCTTAGAACTGCGGCATATAATGGCTTCACGGAAGGAGGGCTCGGGTGCCCGATAGTGATAGCTGACGGCCCTGACGGCTACAGCGGCGTAGTGACGGGCGGAGGGAGGTTCATCGATTTTGTCAAGGTAGCCAAGGCAATCGCCGAATCTGACGCCCTCGTCGTCTTGAGCCACGTCAAAGGCCATGTCCTGTCGGGGATAGGGGGGGCGATCAAGAACCTGGCGATGGGGTGCACTACGAAGGATTGCAAAAGGGGGCAGCACAGAGCTCATGGGCTCGTCTTTCGCGAAGAGAAGTGCACGGGTTGCGGTTCATGTTATAAAGTCTGCAGATTCTCTGCGTTGGAGATGGTTGATGGCAAGCCGGTCTGGGATTGGGATAGGTGCTTCTATTGCTCCACCTGCAGGTTCAGCTGCGAGTACGGGGCGATCGGGATTCTGGAGGACGGTAAGGAGAGGTTCCAAATAGGGATGGCGGAGGCAGCTGCTGGGGTGATGAGGGTGATGGAAGGGAAGGGAGCGGTTTTTCTCAATTTCATGTATGATGTCACACAGCTGTGTGACTGCGCAGCCCCGGCGGGCAGGCTCGTGGTACAGAACGTCGGTATACTAGCCTCAAGGGATCCCGTAGCCGTAGACGCCGCATCAGTTGAGCTGATAGACTCTGCTGAGTCGTTCCCCTCCCTGGGGGTCTCTCCGCCGGACCTCTTGGGAAAGATAAATAGGACGGATAGCTGGATACACATCAGGGAAGCCGAGCGCCTGGGCATGGGATCTTGCAGGTACAGGCTGGTGAAGGTCTAAGGAGGCAAGTAATTGAGGGCCCGGGGCGGGGATCGAACCCGCGAGCTGAGGCTCTCTGCGCTTCCGCGCCACAGGCCTCCGGGATAACCGCTACCCTTCGGGGGCAGCCCGCATCGGCTGCCTAACCCGGGCCACCTCAGGCCCCCTTCAGACTTGCGCAGCACGGGCTTTTTAAAGTTTACCTGCCGCCAGGCGACCATCTGCCAGCATTTCCGGCAAAAGATTTTTTACAGCTACTTTACAAATGTAAATATAGGCGGTCCCTTTGCTCCTTGAGATAAGACTCCACGGGAGGGGCGGCCAAGGGATAGTGACCGCCGCCGAGATGATTGCCGAGGCAGCCATCATCGAGGGGTTTTACGCCCAGTCCATACCGCTCTTTGGCGCGGAAAGGAGGGGCGCCCCCGTGAGCGCCTCCACAAGGATCTCCGAGTCCCCAATAAGGCGCCACTCGCAAGTCAAAGAACCCCATATCGTTGCGGTCTGCGATCCGCTCCTCCTTTACATGAAGGAGGTCTTCAACGGTGTTACCGAAGGGACACTGCTGGTGGTAAACCATAAGCAGGAACCGCAGCTGGAGGGTTTCAGGGTCGCCATTATAGACGCCACAGGGATTGCGGTTGAGAATGGCCTGGTGAGCGCAGGCTGGGCGATCCTGAGCACTGTGATCTTTGGCGCGGTATCCAAGGTGACCGGCCTGATAAAGAAGGGAACAGTACTAGGGGTGATCAACTCCAGGTGGAAAGGGGAGGTTGCGGAGAGGAACCTTAGGGCAGCGGAGTCGGGGTATGATGGGGTGAAAACATGGTAGACGCGCCTCTCTCAAAGGCAACAGAGGGCGCAGGCGGGCTAACGGGGATGTGGAGGATCAAGAGACCAGAGGTGGACAGC is part of the Candidatus Methanosuratincola sp. genome and encodes:
- a CDS encoding molybdenum cofactor biosynthesis protein B, with amino-acid sequence MHSADHHEDLPKSLRFAVIVTSDTIVSAKEEGQPYQDISGDVAISLILSHGFKVSKRIYLPNRIEAILREAKSCTVSGSTDVIIIIGGTGLSRRDVSIEAVAPIFEKQIPGFGEIFRYLSYGSIGTSAIASRAAAGVVNGTVVFVLPGSPEAVKMAVERIILPEAPHLIKMVRG
- the moaC gene encoding cyclic pyranopterin monophosphate synthase MoaC, whose product is MSVKMVDVGDKPPILRVAVAGGSIKLKAKTIGLIKTNSVEKGDVLAVARVAAIQAVKRTSEIIPLCHPIPVDHVSVDFAVGSECVECTVRVRAVAKTGVEMEALCGVSAALLTIWDMTKKYEKDEKGQYPETFISEIRVLNKYKGE
- a CDS encoding winged helix-turn-helix domain-containing protein translates to MAVEEIFSSKGRVKVLKALAESGEMNISEITRRTKLNHTTTSAHLEELCKIGVIEEKRFGRVRIFKFKKEDPRGWAIKTLFDSFSKRGQKP
- a CDS encoding ORC1-type DNA replication protein encodes the protein MAYEIISGEIGRPSVFKDESKLFPDHVPMNLVHREPQLRSLSRVFRAILETPGAVSQKVTLVGDVGVGKTAVAKRFGSTLESIAKERGIDLRYVHVNCYKDRTLFLVVKKVAQHIIPAIPDRGFSAQELFETLWKTLEDEGIYLLLALDEIDFLISVAGEKEAPLYFLSRATDEYLNRKQRMSLILITRKLDFISGLDKSVQSTLLHNVVRFENYSAAQLYDIIRLRALEAFKEGVIDDELLLMISDMASPRGDARYALELLWRAGKYADSEVTHKVLPEHVRKAQLDVSQFPMQIVLELPLHERLFLLSVAKALKRTKSAYVTMGEVESAYRVLCEDMKLEARKHTQFWEYLQNLKNLGILYTKISGAGFRGKTTLIGMLNLSVEAVEKNLSAVLK
- a CDS encoding AIR synthase family protein encodes the protein MSKMYIGKIPNSVLKRIVLSQLGVSDPDVLAGPGIGEDAAVIRHGGGKLAFKSDPITGSVEEVGVLAVYVNANDIASRGAVPRWFLGCILLPPGSNEFDLEKICKQIDSAAKELGIAVVGGHTEVTDGTTRPIVVGSMIGVTKNSRFITTGGSSPGDAVYMTKSAGIEGTVILSSDPRIAETFGDDFVKRCKSLLPKVNVVSECMLLADQEAVTSIHDVTEGGILGCAWEIAEASSSGILIDLSSVRVLDETRALCAELDLDPFRLMGSGSVLFTVRAGGEALVEKALSDGGIPHSRIGIIRGMGEGRQFRDLDGRLFSLPPPGSDELWRARAKG
- a CDS encoding THUMP domain-containing protein, producing the protein MATFLITVEYGKEEGAAAEVLDCILPLDPGASVSSCGFGGVLLLEASLDPDRVAESIGGSLCRLVRSIVPVDQLVRSDLSEIEKAVASRAEGGSKIAVRCRRRGSSLPSPREVESIVGRRLKGLGCFVDLKNPDQIVRIEIIGEVTAVSVRPPNRSVFKMGVQQVQNA
- a CDS encoding magnesium transporter CorA family protein; its protein translation is MGGFPVRRLQCGGVVWIDLEKPKREEVTELGKLFPFHPLNLDDCLSRTQLTKLERHEDHIFLVVRFPVKCGDLSCSPSQISFFLGKDYLVTIHDGSIAAIKEVFNSCDTLVKQNQKVTWDGVGSLFYTIVSKIVDSLFPVMENLMDRIEDLEDKIFSEQHDALFEVANLRRSVSDLRRIISPFRKVVADISIAVSEVTRDDLKVYFDDVKDRVERIWELSETCKELVEIFKDTDFTIYQRHMNRALVILTVIFTITIPATIVGTFYGMNIPMPGSAVEMTEGLPTFLGPWTTFIFVLLISFLPAALMLAYFKKIGWM
- a CDS encoding DUF362 domain-containing protein, which translates into the protein MSEVYFCDFSESGNVLESIDRLLDSCTKAHGHGEGLDFEGKRVSVKVHFGELGNYTHMRPAFVRRVVDYVKGKGGLPFATETTALYPEGARVTVEESLRTAAYNGFTEGGLGCPIVIADGPDGYSGVVTGGGRFIDFVKVAKAIAESDALVVLSHVKGHVLSGIGGAIKNLAMGCTTKDCKRGQHRAHGLVFREEKCTGCGSCYKVCRFSALEMVDGKPVWDWDRCFYCSTCRFSCEYGAIGILEDGKERFQIGMAEAAAGVMRVMEGKGAVFLNFMYDVTQLCDCAAPAGRLVVQNVGILASRDPVAVDAASVELIDSAESFPSLGVSPPDLLGKINRTDSWIHIREAERLGMGSCRYRLVKV
- a CDS encoding 2-oxoacid:acceptor oxidoreductase family protein, producing the protein MLLEIRLHGRGGQGIVTAAEMIAEAAIIEGFYAQSIPLFGAERRGAPVSASTRISESPIRRHSQVKEPHIVAVCDPLLLYMKEVFNGVTEGTLLVVNHKQEPQLEGFRVAIIDATGIAVENGLVSAGWAILSTVIFGAVSKVTGLIKKGTVLGVINSRWKGEVAERNLRAAESGYDGVKTW